GAAGTTTTTACCTCTGTAGAAACTGTGTGAATGACAAAAAAAAGCTCAAAGGTCTTGCCAAACGTTTCAAACAGGATTTGGAACAATTGGCAAGACTTTTGGGAACGCTGGCCTAAAGCCGGTCTATGCGCAAAGACGCAGTATATTAAAGGAGTTAATCAAGTATGGATAAAGTGAAAATCCAGGAGATAGCAGAAGAAGCAGGATTGTCGAACGGCGAACTGATAGAGAAGGCCAAAGAGCTAGGGTTCAATGTAAAGGCAGCCAACAGTGCCATCAATGTAAATGATGCCGGTATTCTTGTTGACTATGCTATCAGCGGAACTCTGCCTAAAAGTTTCAAAAAACCGGGCGACAAACCAAAACTGAAAGTCGTAAAGAAAAAAGAGGTTGAAAAAGTACCCGAAAAGAGTGTTGAAACCCCTGCTGAAGAAGTTCCTGTTGTGGTGGAAGAAGCTGCAGTTGAAACGACAGAAGTAGCCGTAGAGGAAGTCCCGGCAGCAGAAGTAGCTGAAAGTAAAGAAGAGGCTGTTGCGGAAGAGAGCCCTGAAGTGCTTGAAGAAAAAAGTTCTGAAGTGGACAAAGAGGAGAGTGTGGAGACAGCACCTGCGGTTAAAGAGGTGAAGCAGCGCAAAGGTATTTCCGTTGTCAGTAAAAAAATAGAATCCGGCTCTGACAAGGAATCGGCAGAAGAGAAGCCAAAGCGCAGAGTACTTTCCCGTACAGGGATCAAGATCGTCAGAAAGGCGAAACCTGCACCTGTCAGAGCGGCAACAAAGATATCAATGGGCAGTGGAGCACCGACACCTCCAAGCAAGAAGAAGGTCAAAAAAGGGCCTGCGGAAGCAAGAGAGACCGGCAAGAAGATCGATATCTTCAATCATGACAGCATGAGCGGAGATATCGACAGCGGCTTTGGCGAAGAAGAAGTCGTACTGCTTGACTTCTCTGACAAGAATATCTATGAAGATATGATGCGCCAGGAGCAGAAGCGTAGAGAAGAAGCGAAGAAAAGAGAAGCGGCGAACGGCGGGCCTGCAAAAGGCAGACAGCCTTTTCGTCCCCAGCAGAGACGTTCACTTAAGCGTGGCGGAAAGCGCAAGAAGTATACTAAAGAAGAGAGCAGCGAGGTTGTAACATCAGTGGAGATCCCGGAAAATGTAAGAGTATATGAATTCGCCGAGAAGGTGAACCGCTCCGTAGGTGAAGTGGTAAAAGTCCTCTTCGCCCTTGGAATGATGGTGACGAAGAACGACTTCCTCTCCAAAGATGAGATCGAGATTCTGGCAGAAGAGTTTGGTGTGGAAGTCAGTACGATGAACCCGCTTGACGAGCTTGACTATGTTCAGGCATACGATGAGGTGGAAGATACACATCTTGAAGAGAGACCGCCGGTCATTACGATCATGGGTCACGTTGACCACGGTAAGACCTCTCTGCTTGACAGAATTCGTTCAGCCAAAGTGGCAGACAGGGAAGCGGGCGGCATTACGCAGCATGTCGGTGCCTACCAGGTAGAGAAAAACGGTAAGAAGATTACGTTCGTAGATACCCCGGGTCACGAAGCCTTTACCGAAATGCGTGCACGTGGTGCACAGGCGACCGATATCGTTATTATCGTCGTTGCGGCCGATGACGGTGTTATGCCTCAAACCAAAGAGGCGATCGCGCATACTAAAGCGGCAGGTGTTCCTTTTATCATTGCAATCACTAAAATGGATAAAGAAGGTGCA
This DNA window, taken from Sulfurovum lithotrophicum, encodes the following:
- a CDS encoding DUF448 domain-containing protein — protein: MCIICRSRHPQKSLIRLKQNGKEVIAFNGMGRSFYLCRNCVNDKKKLKGLAKRFKQDLEQLARLLGTLA
- the infB gene encoding translation initiation factor IF-2 → MDKVKIQEIAEEAGLSNGELIEKAKELGFNVKAANSAINVNDAGILVDYAISGTLPKSFKKPGDKPKLKVVKKKEVEKVPEKSVETPAEEVPVVVEEAAVETTEVAVEEVPAAEVAESKEEAVAEESPEVLEEKSSEVDKEESVETAPAVKEVKQRKGISVVSKKIESGSDKESAEEKPKRRVLSRTGIKIVRKAKPAPVRAATKISMGSGAPTPPSKKKVKKGPAEARETGKKIDIFNHDSMSGDIDSGFGEEEVVLLDFSDKNIYEDMMRQEQKRREEAKKREAANGGPAKGRQPFRPQQRRSLKRGGKRKKYTKEESSEVVTSVEIPENVRVYEFAEKVNRSVGEVVKVLFALGMMVTKNDFLSKDEIEILAEEFGVEVSTMNPLDELDYVQAYDEVEDTHLEERPPVITIMGHVDHGKTSLLDRIRSAKVADREAGGITQHVGAYQVEKNGKKITFVDTPGHEAFTEMRARGAQATDIVIIVVAADDGVMPQTKEAIAHTKAAGVPFIIAITKMDKEGANPDNVKSQLAEMDVMATDWGGEYEFVPVSAYTGMGIDELLETILLQAEVMELKADPTRKAKAVVVESSLEKGFGPVANVIIKNGTLHVGDNVIAGKTYGRIKAIKMDDGSSVKEIGPSTPAAIVGLHDVPGAGDVLVAMDTEKEVRELAEKRAEYDRAKQLSKTTKASLDDLSALIAEGQLKSLPVIIKADVQGSLEAIKGSLEKLRNEEVKVNIIHEGVGGVTESDLTLADASEHAVVLGFNVRPTGAVRKKAKELGIEIRSYNIIYDLLDDVKALLGGMMSPVIKEEVTGQAEVRETFVVGKVGTIAGAKVIDGVITRNAKARLIRDGVVVYESTISSLKRFNEDAREVKNGYECGIMLENFNDIKEGDVIETFKDVEEQVSL